One window of the Methylovirgula sp. HY1 genome contains the following:
- a CDS encoding 4'-phosphopantetheinyl transferase superfamily protein — translation MPVASETIFWTRDFSAAARAPRALVLLADVDDPALRGLTSLPPKPEDLARASAYRDARRGYFLARRALMRQLVARRLGCAAEAVTIAVDAAGAPCLGSATNGPELFVSIARRGALAVLAIAPRPIGVDLELLGPPEAIPTAVLHDAEAQHLAPMDAVAQHRAFLEIWTLKEAYLKALRTGLTREPAEIEVRREKAQIRLYDRGRPVVPATCESRRETFGGKTVVAACVML, via the coding sequence ATGCCTGTTGCGAGCGAGACGATTTTCTGGACCCGCGACTTTTCAGCGGCGGCGCGAGCGCCGCGAGCTTTGGTGCTGCTCGCCGATGTCGACGATCCGGCGCTTCGCGGCTTGACATCGCTGCCGCCGAAGCCGGAGGATCTTGCGCGCGCTTCCGCCTATCGCGATGCGCGGCGCGGCTATTTTTTGGCGCGGCGGGCACTCATGCGCCAGCTCGTTGCGCGTAGATTAGGCTGCGCCGCCGAGGCGGTGACCATTGCCGTGGATGCAGCCGGCGCGCCGTGTCTCGGATCAGCCACGAACGGACCGGAGTTGTTTGTGTCCATCGCGCGGCGCGGCGCTTTGGCGGTTCTCGCAATCGCGCCGCGGCCAATCGGCGTGGATCTAGAGCTTCTCGGGCCGCCGGAGGCGATTCCCACCGCCGTGCTGCATGACGCGGAAGCTCAACATCTTGCGCCTATGGACGCGGTTGCGCAGCACAGGGCCTTTCTCGAAATCTGGACGCTCAAGGAGGCCTATTTGAAGGCCTTACGGACGGGCCTCACGCGGGAGCCGGCCGAGATCGAGGTCAGGCGCGAAAAGGCGCAAATTCGGCTCTACGATCGCGGCCGGCCGGTCGTCCCGGCCACCTGTGAGTCCAGAAGGGAAACATTCGGCGGAAAGACGGTCGTCGCCGCCTGTGTCATGCTATGA
- a CDS encoding NAD(P)-dependent oxidoreductase: MDVGFLGLGAMGSQMALQLIKAGHKVSAWNRSPQKVQDLVAQGGVAAATPQQAFQADAIITMLADDDSIASVVLAGGLFETAPTHAVHIVMATISVGFAKQLEKLHAARGLAYVAAPVMGRPDVAAGGELNILVAGKPEHVQKVQPLLDAMGKATWPIGDEPHKANVVKLGMNFMLASAIESMSEVIALATRNDIAGEKVVEVLTNTLFGAPAYKIYGPAILAGTFKPGFKLPLGLKDVRLVLAAGEDSGAPMPFASILRDNFIDAIAHGDGDKDWAAISKVALRRAGLMGEAK, translated from the coding sequence ATGGACGTCGGTTTTTTGGGGCTTGGCGCCATGGGGTCGCAAATGGCCCTGCAATTGATCAAGGCCGGGCATAAAGTTTCCGCTTGGAACCGCTCGCCGCAAAAAGTGCAGGATCTCGTCGCGCAAGGCGGGGTGGCGGCGGCGACGCCGCAGCAGGCCTTTCAGGCCGATGCCATCATCACCATGCTCGCCGACGACGATTCCATCGCCTCGGTCGTCCTTGCCGGCGGTCTGTTCGAAACGGCGCCGACGCATGCCGTCCATATCGTCATGGCGACGATTTCGGTCGGTTTTGCGAAACAGCTCGAAAAGCTGCATGCGGCGCGCGGCCTCGCCTATGTCGCGGCCCCCGTGATGGGACGCCCGGATGTCGCGGCCGGCGGCGAACTCAATATTCTGGTCGCTGGCAAGCCGGAGCATGTTCAAAAGGTGCAGCCGCTACTCGACGCCATGGGCAAGGCCACCTGGCCGATCGGCGACGAGCCGCATAAGGCCAATGTCGTCAAGCTCGGCATGAATTTCATGCTCGCCTCGGCGATCGAATCCATGTCCGAGGTCATCGCGCTCGCCACGCGCAACGATATTGCGGGCGAAAAAGTCGTCGAGGTCCTGACCAATACATTGTTCGGCGCCCCGGCCTATAAGATCTATGGGCCGGCGATCCTCGCCGGAACGTTCAAGCCAGGCTTCAAGCTGCCGCTGGGGCTGAAGGATGTCCGGCTTGTGCTCGCCGCCGGCGAAGACTCCGGCGCCCCGATGCCGTTCGCCAGCATATTGCGCGACAATTTCATCGATGCGATCGCGCATGGCGATGGCGACAAGGATTGGGCGGCGATCTCGAAAGTCGCGCTGCGCCGCGCTGGGCTGATGGGCGAAGCGAAATGA
- a CDS encoding cobyric acid synthase: MFQGTGSDVGKSLLVAGLCRAYRRRGLKVAPFKPQNMSNNAAVTQDGGEIGRAQALQARAAGLAPSVHMNPVLLKPQSETGSQIIVAGRVFGTARAAEFQTLKPQLLAAVMASFDTLSAEADLMLIEGAGSASEINLRANDIANMGFARNAGCPVVLIGDIDRGGVIAQIAGTKLVLDPQDAALVQGFIVNKFRGDRSLFAEGMVAIARHTGWRGLGIVPYFHAARYLPAEDSMALERPAEPHEPADGKPLTIAVPVLPHIANFDDLDPLANEPNVRLLMLKPGTPLPVDCDLVLLPGSKATIADLKAMREAGWDIDIKAHARRGGRVFGLCGGYQMLGHRVDDPQGVEGAPDAIEGLGLLDVETLMTAEKTLTNVAGRSAEAGVPFSGFEMHMGRTQGRDCAKPLLIFADGHTDGAVSPDGHIAGTYVHGFFNDDAQRKHLIESLGGRSSSFSYDAKIEEVLDGLAAHLETHLDLDLLLSLAG, encoded by the coding sequence ATGTTTCAGGGCACGGGCTCCGACGTCGGAAAGTCTTTGCTCGTTGCGGGACTCTGTCGCGCCTATCGGCGGCGCGGTCTCAAGGTCGCGCCCTTCAAGCCGCAGAACATGTCGAACAACGCCGCCGTCACGCAAGACGGCGGCGAGATCGGCCGTGCTCAGGCGTTGCAGGCACGAGCCGCCGGCCTGGCGCCTTCGGTCCACATGAACCCGGTGCTGTTGAAGCCGCAAAGCGAGACAGGGTCGCAGATCATTGTCGCCGGCCGGGTCTTCGGCACGGCGCGCGCCGCCGAGTTTCAAACATTGAAGCCGCAGCTTCTCGCCGCCGTGATGGCGAGTTTTGACACCCTCTCGGCCGAAGCCGATCTCATGCTGATCGAAGGTGCGGGCAGTGCCTCGGAAATCAATCTGCGCGCCAATGACATCGCCAATATGGGCTTTGCCCGAAACGCCGGCTGTCCGGTCGTGCTCATCGGCGACATCGATCGCGGCGGCGTGATTGCGCAGATCGCCGGCACCAAGCTGGTGCTCGATCCGCAAGACGCTGCGCTAGTCCAAGGCTTCATCGTCAACAAGTTTCGCGGCGATCGGAGCCTGTTTGCCGAAGGCATGGTTGCGATCGCGCGCCATACCGGCTGGCGCGGCTTGGGGATCGTGCCCTATTTCCATGCGGCACGATATCTGCCAGCCGAAGACAGCATGGCGCTCGAACGGCCAGCAGAACCGCATGAGCCGGCTGATGGCAAACCTCTCACCATTGCCGTTCCGGTCTTGCCGCATATCGCCAATTTCGACGATCTCGATCCGCTCGCAAACGAGCCCAATGTCCGGCTGTTGATGCTGAAGCCGGGCACGCCATTGCCGGTCGATTGCGACCTCGTGCTGCTGCCCGGCTCGAAAGCCACCATTGCCGATCTCAAAGCCATGCGCGAAGCCGGCTGGGACATTGACATCAAGGCGCATGCGCGCCGCGGTGGGCGCGTCTTCGGCCTCTGCGGCGGCTATCAGATGCTGGGACATCGGGTCGATGATCCGCAAGGCGTCGAAGGCGCGCCGGACGCGATCGAGGGTCTTGGCCTGCTCGATGTCGAAACGCTGATGACGGCCGAGAAGACCCTCACCAATGTCGCCGGTCGTTCCGCCGAGGCGGGCGTGCCTTTCTCAGGCTTCGAAATGCATATGGGCCGCACGCAAGGTCGCGACTGCGCCAAACCCTTGCTGATCTTCGCGGACGGACACACCGACGGGGCCGTCTCGCCGGATGGGCACATCGCCGGCACCTATGTGCATGGCTTCTTCAATGATGATGCGCAGCGCAAACACCTTATCGAAAGTCTCGGCGGACGCAGCAGCAGCTTTTCTTATGACGCAAAAATCGAGGAAGTGCTCGACGGCCTCGCCGCCCATCTCGAAACGCATCTCGATCTCGATCTTCTCCTCAGCCTCGCAGGCTGA
- a CDS encoding radical SAM protein — protein MNAIDFAKAGLNGVPAAQPINHLSLYRLPWNYADNGISWLEPTTKCNLRCEGCYRDLEHPVHKSLDEVRVELELFKRLRTSDCISIAGGDPLVYPEILPLVTMIKEMGWKPIVNTNGVALTPELLRDLKKAGVYGFTFHIDTSQNRPHAKGWSETQLNAVRLQFAEMLAEVGGLSCSFNATVSETSLPELPNLVEWAREHADIVQVMVFIMFRSPSLSGAPDLRVSGRNTALDDIYKESEWGGTKAVFAKDAVAYIRSADPAYAPSAYLNGTASPDSIKWLLANRVVLNGEVMGYTSPRFMELIQTFTHLLTGAYPAYADQRSTSFGKLAAFAGSLVDKKMRGIAGKILASMARNPANIFRAAHMQSIMVIQPINVESDGTADMCDSCPDMTVHEGKLVWSCRTEELKQCGAFLTASTVVRSSLAQE, from the coding sequence ATGAACGCAATCGATTTCGCTAAAGCAGGCCTGAATGGTGTTCCGGCGGCGCAGCCGATCAACCATCTCTCGCTCTACCGCCTGCCGTGGAACTACGCCGACAACGGCATTTCATGGCTGGAGCCGACCACCAAGTGCAATCTGCGCTGCGAGGGTTGCTACCGCGATCTGGAGCATCCCGTTCACAAGTCGCTCGACGAGGTACGAGTCGAGCTTGAGTTGTTCAAGCGCCTGCGCACTAGCGACTGCATCAGCATCGCCGGCGGCGATCCGCTCGTCTATCCCGAAATCCTGCCCCTCGTGACGATGATCAAAGAGATGGGTTGGAAGCCGATCGTCAACACCAACGGCGTGGCCTTGACCCCGGAGCTACTGCGCGATCTGAAGAAGGCCGGCGTCTACGGCTTTACCTTCCATATCGACACCAGCCAGAATCGCCCTCATGCCAAGGGCTGGAGCGAAACCCAGCTCAACGCGGTCCGTCTGCAATTTGCCGAAATGCTGGCCGAGGTCGGCGGCCTTTCCTGTTCGTTCAATGCAACGGTCTCCGAGACATCGCTGCCCGAGTTGCCGAACCTGGTCGAATGGGCACGCGAGCACGCCGACATCGTGCAGGTGATGGTCTTCATCATGTTCCGCTCGCCGAGCCTGAGCGGCGCGCCCGACTTGCGCGTCAGTGGGCGTAATACGGCATTGGACGACATCTACAAGGAAAGCGAGTGGGGCGGCACCAAGGCGGTGTTCGCGAAAGATGCCGTGGCCTACATCCGCTCGGCGGACCCCGCTTATGCGCCCTCCGCCTATCTCAACGGCACCGCCAGTCCGGATTCCATCAAATGGCTTCTGGCCAACCGCGTGGTGCTTAACGGCGAGGTGATGGGGTATACCTCGCCGCGATTCATGGAGCTGATCCAGACCTTCACGCATCTTCTCACCGGCGCGTATCCGGCCTATGCTGACCAGAGATCGACTTCATTCGGCAAGCTCGCCGCGTTTGCCGGCAGCTTGGTCGACAAGAAGATGCGTGGCATCGCAGGCAAGATCCTGGCCAGCATGGCGCGCAATCCAGCCAACATTTTCCGCGCCGCGCACATGCAGAGCATCATGGTCATTCAGCCGATCAACGTAGAGTCGGACGGAACCGCCGACATGTGTGACAGCTGTCCCGACATGACGGTGCATGAAGGCAAGCTGGTATGGAGCTGCCGCACCGAAGAACTCAAGCAGTGTGGGGCCTTCCTGACAGCATCGACCGTCGTTCGCTCGAGCTTGGCACAAGAATAA
- a CDS encoding class I SAM-dependent methyltransferase, producing the protein MAKKSATAFFDTWQTYRKVVAANYMYHVEIQADIERLLRARFGAGKVSFLDLGCGDAATLAPLLGGVTVQRYKGVDLSEAALALAAENLKFLSCPVDLTCRDILAALEAETELYDVVYTSFALHHLSTEQKAAFFRLVAQRLAKDGVLVLTDVVREDDESLPVYLTHYCDWLRRDWDGLDTDEKAAICDHIENNDRPETLTELQSLAAAAGLADAAAVSGYGWHRVLRFQRAGETVSRDAGTHA; encoded by the coding sequence ATGGCAAAAAAATCAGCCACGGCGTTTTTCGATACATGGCAAACCTATCGCAAGGTCGTTGCCGCCAATTACATGTATCATGTCGAAATCCAAGCCGATATCGAACGGCTTTTGCGCGCCCGATTTGGCGCCGGGAAAGTGTCCTTTCTCGATCTCGGCTGCGGCGACGCCGCGACTTTGGCACCCTTGCTCGGCGGCGTCACGGTTCAGCGTTACAAGGGCGTGGATCTGTCGGAGGCGGCGCTCGCTCTCGCGGCTGAAAATTTGAAATTTTTGTCCTGCCCCGTGGACTTGACGTGCCGCGATATTCTGGCTGCCCTGGAGGCGGAGACCGAGCTTTACGACGTGGTTTATACCAGCTTTGCTTTGCATCATTTGTCCACCGAGCAGAAGGCCGCGTTTTTTCGTCTCGTGGCGCAACGGCTTGCGAAAGACGGCGTCTTGGTGCTGACGGATGTCGTGCGTGAAGATGATGAGAGCTTGCCGGTTTATTTGACGCATTATTGCGACTGGCTTCGCCGCGACTGGGATGGCCTCGATACGGACGAAAAGGCAGCAATTTGCGATCACATCGAAAACAACGACCGGCCCGAAACTCTGACTGAATTACAGAGCTTGGCCGCGGCGGCGGGATTGGCGGATGCGGCCGCCGTGTCTGGATATGGTTGGCATCGCGTGTTGCGGTTTCAGCGCGCGGGCGAGACGGTGTCGCGAGACGCAGGGACCCATGCGTGA
- a CDS encoding DUF3624 family protein, translating into MPNLVQRPLARFVSKIGSCTKCMRQSLEAAIVAWIFFAFTVIYYPGTSLQFVIEMMAAALSLLWLLHVATYAGRALNKSRVMDERAGGTVDTNARPNELDRRRAIGILLRAAAIGAAVSLPMILRPTAALAFCGQCSKNSDCGVSPCRCVNTAGPGLPVCNECKCD; encoded by the coding sequence ATGCCTAATCTCGTTCAGAGACCGCTGGCGCGGTTCGTCAGCAAGATTGGCAGTTGCACGAAGTGCATGAGACAATCTCTAGAAGCCGCAATCGTTGCCTGGATTTTCTTCGCGTTCACGGTGATTTATTATCCGGGGACTTCTCTTCAGTTCGTGATCGAGATGATGGCGGCGGCTTTAAGTTTGCTGTGGCTTCTGCACGTGGCGACTTATGCTGGTCGAGCGTTGAACAAATCACGTGTGATGGATGAGCGGGCTGGCGGGACAGTTGATACGAATGCACGTCCGAATGAGTTGGACCGCCGACGTGCGATTGGCATCCTGCTGCGGGCCGCGGCAATCGGAGCAGCGGTCTCACTCCCCATGATCCTTAGGCCCACTGCGGCACTTGCGTTTTGCGGCCAGTGTTCAAAAAACTCGGATTGCGGCGTTTCGCCGTGCCGTTGTGTAAACACCGCTGGTCCAGGCTTGCCGGTCTGCAACGAGTGCAAGTGCGATTAG
- the cobD gene encoding threonine-phosphate decarboxylase CobD, whose protein sequence is MRKIQELTRSTTQQNRRRNDDEATVYHGGDLAAARRLFPSAPEPWIDLSTGINPEPYPFPALPLEAFSRLPEPGQLADLEAAAARRYGAPPSAEIVAAPGTQALIQLLPRLHKAKSVGILGFTYGEYARVWREIGLAPQAVETLEALSAFDLAIIVNPNNPDGRLTRAEDLSALAHHLARKGGLLVVDEAFMDLLPENHSLVPILPEQGALVLRSFGKTYGLPGIRLGFAVTNTTLGERLRHLLGPWAVSGPAIEIGCAALADALWLKAMAARLKRRAAIIDAAMTLCGAKIIGATPLFQLFIHATAENLFQRFGREGVLLRRFPARPDWLRVGLVGAAFEDRFLSIAERISKAA, encoded by the coding sequence ATGAGGAAAATCCAGGAATTGACGCGCTCCACAACCCAGCAAAATCGCCGGCGAAATGACGACGAGGCGACGGTCTATCATGGCGGCGATCTCGCCGCAGCGCGGCGTCTGTTTCCGAGCGCGCCGGAACCTTGGATCGATCTCTCGACCGGGATCAATCCGGAGCCCTATCCTTTTCCGGCGCTGCCGCTCGAGGCTTTCTCGCGGCTGCCGGAGCCGGGCCAGCTCGCGGACCTCGAAGCCGCGGCTGCGCGCCGCTATGGCGCACCGCCGTCCGCTGAAATCGTCGCAGCCCCCGGAACCCAAGCGCTCATCCAGCTTCTGCCGCGCCTTCATAAGGCAAAGAGCGTCGGTATCCTCGGCTTCACCTATGGCGAATATGCGCGTGTTTGGCGCGAGATCGGACTCGCGCCGCAAGCGGTCGAAACGCTGGAGGCATTGAGCGCCTTCGATCTCGCCATCATCGTCAATCCCAACAATCCCGACGGCAGGCTCACGCGCGCGGAAGATCTCTCCGCGCTGGCGCACCATCTCGCACGCAAGGGCGGGCTACTCGTCGTCGACGAGGCCTTCATGGATCTGCTGCCAGAGAATCATAGCCTTGTCCCGATCTTGCCGGAACAAGGTGCGCTGGTTCTGCGCTCATTCGGCAAAACCTATGGTCTGCCCGGCATTCGCCTCGGCTTCGCCGTGACGAATACCACGCTGGGGGAGAGATTACGCCACTTGCTCGGTCCCTGGGCCGTCTCCGGCCCCGCGATCGAGATAGGATGCGCTGCGCTCGCGGATGCTCTATGGCTCAAAGCCATGGCCGCGCGGCTGAAGCGCCGGGCGGCGATCATCGACGCCGCGATGACGCTTTGCGGAGCGAAGATCATCGGCGCGACGCCGCTGTTCCAGCTTTTCATACATGCCACAGCCGAAAACCTGTTCCAGCGCTTCGGCCGCGAAGGCGTATTGCTGCGGCGTTTTCCGGCGCGGCCGGATTGGCTGCGCGTCGGCCTTGTCGGCGCGGCTTTCGAAGACCGCTTCCTGTCAATTGCCGAACGCATAAGCAAGGCCGCATGA
- the cobO gene encoding cob(I)yrinic acid a,c-diamide adenosyltransferase, translated as MNDEAEAERHKEKMRKRKAVQDKEVAGKTLEKGLLMVHTGPGKGKSTAAFGLILRGLGHGWPIGVVQFIKGAWQTGERRVLEAHFADLVSWHTMGEGFTWETQDRARDIAAAEAAWKKAEALMADPAIRLLVLDELNIALRYDYLPVDQIVAALRNRRSNLHVVVTGRNAPPALIEAADLVTEMSLVKHHFAAGVKAQEGIEF; from the coding sequence ATGAACGATGAAGCCGAGGCCGAGCGGCACAAGGAGAAAATGCGCAAGCGCAAGGCTGTGCAAGACAAAGAGGTCGCCGGCAAGACGCTCGAAAAAGGCCTGCTCATGGTCCACACCGGGCCGGGCAAGGGCAAGTCGACTGCCGCCTTCGGCTTGATCCTGCGCGGCCTCGGCCATGGCTGGCCGATCGGCGTCGTGCAATTCATCAAAGGCGCCTGGCAAACCGGCGAGAGGCGCGTACTCGAAGCGCATTTCGCCGATCTCGTCTCCTGGCACACGATGGGCGAAGGCTTCACTTGGGAGACGCAGGACCGCGCCCGCGACATTGCCGCGGCCGAAGCCGCCTGGAAAAAGGCCGAGGCGTTAATGGCCGATCCCGCGATCCGGCTGCTTGTTCTCGACGAACTCAACATCGCGCTGCGCTATGACTATTTGCCTGTCGATCAAATCGTCGCGGCGTTGCGCAATCGGCGTTCGAACCTGCATGTCGTCGTCACCGGCCGCAATGCACCGCCAGCCTTGATCGAGGCCGCCGATCTCGTCACCGAGATGAGCCTGGTGAAACATCATTTCGCCGCCGGCGTGAAGGCGCAGGAAGGCATCGAATTCTGA
- the cbiB gene encoding adenosylcobinamide-phosphate synthase CbiB has product MSWALSLSLACAALAVEAAFGYPPALYRRIGHPVTWIGALITASEARINRVTDSPWLSRVKGLASLLFWLAVTVLVTGTVTWICGASPWLFPVLVLLAASLPAQRSLYEHVAAVADALEGDGLEAARKAVGQIVGRRTDALDTAGIARAAIESLAENFSDGIVAPAFWLGVGGLTGGVLYKAINTADSMIGHRTKRYEYFGWASARLDDLVNLPASRLAALFLILAALFDGWALARNALGAILRDAGHHRSPNAGWPEAAMAGALGLKLAGPRLYEEGLVDDAFMGDGRRDAAAHDIRYALKLMRRACFIQFMLLAGLALWISLRG; this is encoded by the coding sequence ATGAGCTGGGCTTTGAGCCTCTCCCTAGCCTGTGCGGCGCTGGCCGTCGAAGCGGCTTTCGGCTATCCGCCGGCCCTCTATCGGCGGATCGGCCATCCTGTGACATGGATCGGCGCATTGATTACAGCCAGCGAGGCGCGAATCAATCGCGTAACCGATTCGCCTTGGCTTTCGCGCGTGAAAGGGCTGGCGAGCCTGCTTTTCTGGCTGGCGGTCACGGTATTGGTCACGGGCACCGTCACATGGATCTGTGGCGCCTCGCCCTGGCTCTTTCCCGTCCTGGTGCTGCTCGCCGCGAGTCTGCCGGCGCAACGAAGCCTTTATGAACATGTCGCCGCCGTCGCGGACGCGCTTGAAGGCGATGGCCTCGAAGCGGCACGAAAAGCTGTCGGGCAGATCGTCGGGCGCCGCACCGACGCGCTGGACACAGCCGGCATCGCCCGCGCGGCGATCGAGAGCCTTGCCGAAAATTTTTCCGACGGCATTGTCGCGCCAGCCTTTTGGCTGGGTGTCGGCGGGCTCACGGGCGGCGTCCTTTATAAGGCGATTAATACCGCCGACAGCATGATCGGGCATCGCACAAAACGATATGAATATTTTGGCTGGGCCTCGGCGCGGCTCGACGATCTCGTCAATCTGCCGGCGTCGCGGCTCGCGGCATTGTTTCTTATCCTTGCGGCGCTTTTCGATGGTTGGGCGCTCGCGCGCAACGCCTTAGGCGCGATCCTGCGCGATGCGGGTCATCATCGCTCGCCCAATGCCGGCTGGCCGGAAGCGGCGATGGCCGGCGCGCTGGGCCTGAAACTCGCCGGACCGCGGCTTTATGAAGAAGGATTGGTCGACGATGCTTTCATGGGCGATGGCCGGCGCGATGCGGCGGCACACGATATTCGCTATGCCTTGAAACTCATGCGCCGCGCCTGTTTCATTCAATTTATGCTGCTCGCCGGTCTTGCTTTGTGGATCAGCCTGCGAGGCTGA
- a CDS encoding aspartate aminotransferase family protein, with the protein MSAPSDRMDAETPPAPDLDPADWEAFSLEAHRALDLMLDHLRGLRTQQVWRQAPADVQARFQAPLPRQGQDFGTLIDTFATSILPYGSGNTHPLFMGWVQGAGTPVGMVAEMLAAGLNANCGGRNHIALDVERQITLWLAEIFGFPQDASGVFVTGTSMANLVAALVARADALGEKIRSQGLCATGRQLTGYASQEAHGCVDKAFDLAGIGAAFLRRLPVDAEGAIRIEALRDAIARDRAEGFMPAMVIGTAGTVNTGAFDAFDVLADLCADEDLWFHIDGAFGALCALSPTLRHLVKGMERADSIALDFHKWLHVPYDAGFFLCRDPQAHQRAFGSSGAYLARAPRGLAAGEIWPCDLGPDLSRSFRALKTWFTFQAFGAEKLGATIAATCTIAKHLADLIEASPDFELRAPVKLNIVCFGARGFDTDTLNRAIVMDLHEQGIAAPSLTILDGRPVIRAAILNHRTRASDMDVFIAAAAESAARLRGAR; encoded by the coding sequence TTGAGCGCGCCTTCCGATCGCATGGATGCCGAAACCCCGCCTGCCCCCGATCTCGACCCCGCGGATTGGGAGGCTTTCAGCCTCGAGGCGCATCGGGCGCTCGATCTCATGCTCGATCATCTGCGCGGCTTGCGGACGCAACAGGTCTGGCGGCAGGCGCCAGCCGACGTGCAAGCGCGCTTTCAGGCGCCGCTGCCGCGGCAGGGCCAGGATTTCGGCACCCTGATCGATACATTCGCGACGTCGATCCTGCCCTATGGCTCGGGCAATACGCATCCGCTCTTCATGGGCTGGGTGCAGGGCGCCGGCACACCCGTCGGCATGGTCGCGGAGATGCTTGCTGCGGGCCTCAATGCCAATTGCGGCGGCCGCAACCATATCGCGCTCGATGTCGAACGGCAGATCACGCTCTGGCTCGCCGAGATCTTCGGGTTTCCGCAGGATGCCTCCGGCGTCTTCGTCACCGGCACGTCGATGGCCAATCTCGTCGCCGCGCTCGTTGCGCGCGCCGATGCGCTCGGCGAAAAAATCCGCAGCCAAGGCCTCTGCGCCACGGGGCGTCAGCTCACCGGCTATGCCTCGCAAGAGGCGCATGGCTGTGTCGACAAGGCCTTCGATCTTGCCGGCATAGGCGCCGCTTTCCTGCGCCGGCTTCCCGTCGATGCGGAAGGCGCGATCCGCATCGAGGCGTTACGCGACGCAATCGCCCGCGACCGCGCCGAGGGATTCATGCCCGCCATGGTCATCGGCACGGCCGGCACGGTGAATACGGGCGCCTTCGATGCTTTCGACGTGCTCGCCGATCTTTGTGCCGATGAGGATTTGTGGTTCCATATCGACGGCGCCTTTGGCGCGCTTTGCGCGCTCTCGCCCACATTGCGACATTTGGTGAAGGGCATGGAACGCGCGGATTCGATTGCGCTCGATTTCCACAAATGGCTGCATGTGCCCTATGACGCCGGCTTCTTTCTCTGTCGCGATCCACAGGCGCATCAGCGCGCCTTCGGCAGTTCCGGCGCCTATCTCGCGCGCGCGCCACGCGGCCTCGCGGCGGGCGAGATCTGGCCTTGCGATCTCGGCCCCGATCTGTCGCGCAGCTTTCGCGCGCTGAAGACCTGGTTCACCTTTCAAGCCTTTGGCGCGGAAAAGCTCGGCGCGACGATCGCCGCGACATGCACGATCGCAAAGCATCTCGCAGACCTGATCGAAGCCTCGCCTGACTTCGAACTTCGTGCGCCCGTAAAACTCAACATCGTCTGCTTCGGCGCTAGGGGCTTCGATACGGACACGCTCAACCGCGCCATCGTCATGGATCTGCATGAGCAAGGGATCGCCGCGCCATCGCTGACAATTCTCGATGGCAGACCGGTGATCCGTGCGGCTATTCTCAACCACCGCACGCGCGCAAGCGACATGGATGTCTTCATCGCCGCCGCGGCTGAGAGTGCAGCGCGGCTGCGCGGCGCAAGATGA